Proteins from one Pirellulales bacterium genomic window:
- a CDS encoding glycoside hydrolase family 2 TIM barrel-domain containing protein — protein MRVSFVGILSVVTLAAGTAMAVAESRQTVPFNKEWKFQLGDPADASKPDFSDSSWKVVTVPHDYSIEGPPGKDPSKMEGPFDPNSPGSSHYDNRQQKVVQDGGGGYLNAGIGWYRKTFTPPASVKGNRVSIVFDGVYMNSDVYLNGKLLGNHPYGYTPFQYDITDDLKFDAPNTLAVRCNVEQPCSRWYSGAGIFRPVYLVITDPVHIAPWGTYIVSEKAGADSKDFTVTIKTTVRNDSNTEKKCKVSAKIFDLGVRKPDQESRDFNAQPSTEAVAQATSEEQSVPAHSEATLTAKCNVASPHLWSVDAPHLYRAATTVWQGDQAVDSVTDRIGFRTIEFTAENGFLLNGKRLQIQGTCNHHDLGALGSAFNTRAMERELQILKDMGDNALRTSHNPPAKEFLDLADELGFVVMDEAFDEWKHSKTHNGYGRFFDKWSEPDLVAMIHRDQNHPSIVMWSIGNEIPEQSASNGGEMAKRLSDIAHREDPTRPTVSACNQPNPAVRTGFADALDVMGINYNINNYDIDHKNGRKLIASETASALSTRGEYGLYLGDDGEVKIKIRPTDQCTSYDKDRPPWGHTAETSLLALKNHPWMAGEFVWTGFDYIGEPTPYPWPARSSYFGIVDLAGFPKDRYYIYQAAWSDKPMVHLLPHWNWEQFAGKEIPVWAFTNGDSVELFLNGKSLGTKEAKDLVQTHFEWKVPFEPGTLKAVSKKDGKEWATDTVTTAGKPAKLELKADRSTIHADSDDLSFVTARVLDKDGHVCPDADNAITFKLEGPATLAGLENGDPINHEQFQGVNSRKAFHGLALAILRAQEGAGTAKLIATADGLEPGSVTLTLKPEAGK, from the coding sequence ATGCGTGTTTCTTTTGTCGGGATATTAAGCGTGGTTACCTTAGCCGCCGGCACCGCCATGGCCGTGGCCGAATCGCGCCAAACCGTGCCATTCAACAAAGAATGGAAATTCCAGTTGGGCGATCCTGCTGATGCCAGCAAGCCTGACTTCAGCGACTCCTCGTGGAAGGTTGTGACAGTGCCGCACGATTACTCGATCGAAGGCCCACCCGGAAAGGATCCCAGCAAAATGGAAGGGCCGTTCGATCCGAATTCGCCCGGTAGTTCTCACTACGACAATCGGCAGCAGAAAGTGGTTCAAGACGGGGGAGGTGGTTATCTCAACGCCGGGATTGGCTGGTATCGCAAAACGTTCACTCCGCCGGCCTCGGTCAAGGGAAATCGCGTGTCCATTGTGTTCGATGGCGTGTATATGAATTCCGACGTTTACTTGAACGGCAAATTGCTGGGAAACCATCCCTATGGGTACACGCCGTTTCAGTACGACATTACCGACGATCTGAAATTCGATGCCCCCAACACACTGGCCGTGCGCTGCAACGTGGAGCAACCGTGCTCGCGGTGGTATTCTGGAGCGGGCATTTTCCGCCCAGTGTATTTGGTGATTACCGATCCAGTGCATATTGCACCCTGGGGCACCTATATCGTTTCAGAAAAGGCCGGGGCGGATTCCAAAGATTTTACCGTCACAATAAAGACGACGGTCCGCAACGACTCCAATACAGAAAAGAAATGCAAAGTCTCTGCCAAGATTTTTGATTTGGGCGTTCGCAAGCCCGATCAGGAAAGCCGCGATTTCAACGCCCAGCCTTCGACCGAAGCGGTGGCACAAGCCACTTCGGAGGAGCAAAGCGTTCCCGCGCACAGCGAAGCCACACTGACGGCCAAGTGCAATGTGGCCAGTCCGCATTTATGGTCGGTCGATGCGCCGCATTTGTACCGTGCAGCGACCACGGTGTGGCAAGGCGACCAGGCGGTAGATTCCGTTACGGATCGCATTGGTTTCCGCACCATTGAGTTCACTGCGGAAAACGGTTTTCTGCTCAACGGCAAGCGGCTGCAAATTCAAGGCACCTGCAATCACCACGATTTAGGTGCGTTGGGTTCGGCCTTCAACACTCGGGCCATGGAGCGGGAATTGCAAATTTTGAAAGACATGGGCGACAACGCCCTGCGCACCTCGCACAACCCACCGGCCAAGGAATTTCTCGATCTGGCTGACGAGTTAGGCTTTGTAGTTATGGATGAAGCGTTCGACGAATGGAAGCACTCAAAAACCCACAATGGTTACGGTCGGTTTTTCGATAAGTGGTCGGAGCCCGATCTGGTGGCCATGATTCACCGCGATCAAAACCATCCCAGCATCGTGATGTGGTCGATCGGGAACGAAATTCCCGAACAGAGCGCTAGCAACGGCGGCGAAATGGCTAAGCGGCTCTCCGACATTGCCCACCGCGAAGACCCCACTCGGCCCACGGTTTCGGCCTGCAACCAGCCCAATCCGGCGGTCCGCACCGGCTTTGCCGACGCGCTGGATGTAATGGGCATCAACTACAACATCAACAATTACGATATTGACCACAAAAATGGCCGCAAGCTGATTGCTTCCGAAACCGCCTCGGCTCTTTCGACCCGCGGCGAGTACGGACTGTATTTGGGGGACGATGGCGAGGTGAAAATTAAGATTCGTCCAACCGATCAATGTACTTCGTACGACAAGGATCGGCCGCCCTGGGGACACACGGCTGAAACCAGTTTGCTGGCACTCAAGAATCATCCATGGATGGCCGGCGAGTTTGTGTGGACCGGGTTCGATTACATTGGCGAGCCCACGCCTTATCCGTGGCCAGCCCGGTCGAGTTACTTCGGCATTGTCGATTTAGCGGGCTTCCCCAAAGATCGCTACTACATTTATCAGGCCGCTTGGTCCGACAAGCCGATGGTGCATTTGCTGCCGCATTGGAATTGGGAGCAATTTGCCGGAAAAGAGATTCCGGTTTGGGCGTTTACCAACGGCGATTCGGTAGAGCTGTTCCTCAACGGTAAGTCGTTAGGCACAAAGGAAGCGAAAGATTTGGTTCAAACTCATTTTGAATGGAAAGTTCCGTTTGAACCGGGCACATTGAAGGCCGTGTCGAAAAAAGACGGCAAGGAATGGGCCACCGACACAGTCACCACCGCCGGCAAGCCAGCCAAGCTGGAACTGAAAGCCGACCGTTCGACCATTCACGCCGACAGTGACGACTTGAGCTTTGTAACGGCGCGGGTGCTGGACAAAGATGGCCACGTTTGTCCCGACGCCGACAATGCCATTACGTTCAAGCTCGAAGGGCCGGCCACCCTTGCCGGATTGGAAAATGGCGATCCCATCAATCATGAGCAGTTTCAAGGCGTCAATTCCCGCAAGGCGTTCCATGGCCTGGCTCTGGCGATTTTGCGTGCCCAAGAGGGCGCCGGCACAGCCAAGCTGATTGCCACCGCCGATGGCTTGGAACCTGGCTCCGTGACACTCACGCTAAAGCCAGAAGCGGGTAAATGA
- a CDS encoding DUF885 domain-containing protein: MNSIYGTICLVVSVLCITHLAVAEDADAKLENFFKQYLTERFQMQPLEATDLGDHRFDNLLDDVSKTARDRWLTHTRQTLDELPRQIDYSALSRNGQIDFDIFKHHLEASQWRAENRHPFEEDPRTYVAYLNDSIYQLLTRSTQPKETNITNCLARMEQIPKVIAAAKENLTHPPQAILETAIKQNRGTIAFYETDIFALAGQTAQLQALKKSASNLVTLLKDYQAFLEGDLMSRATGEWRLGKEKFSRQLELELDAGMTDNQVFSDAQAEFDRVRRDMYVVSRQLWSQYYPKQALPPDDAQGCLATIRLVNNAVSKEHGKPEELVQDARNAVENIKTFIRENNILHLPEPDRCQVIEMPAFRRGNSLAYLDSAAPLDPLAGSFYAISPPDWDWDTHRVETFLQEYNPFMLQILTIHEGYPGHYVQLEYAHRTPSLIRRVLQSGVYVEGWAVYTEQMMLDQGYGNRDLRLRLMQLKFYLRAVANAIIAHNMHCTDIADEDVVKFLMDDAFQSEAEARAKIVRVKQSSTQLSTYFVGRTAMYRLRQQLERELGEKFDLARYHEAVISTGSVPVKYLRELVRAQLLQSH, encoded by the coding sequence ATGAATTCAATTTATGGCACTATTTGTTTGGTCGTTTCGGTCTTATGCATCACGCATTTAGCCGTCGCCGAGGATGCAGACGCCAAATTAGAAAACTTTTTCAAACAGTATTTGACCGAGCGGTTTCAAATGCAGCCGCTGGAAGCGACCGATTTAGGAGATCACCGCTTTGATAATTTATTGGACGATGTGTCGAAGACGGCACGCGACCGCTGGCTGACCCATACCCGTCAGACCCTAGACGAATTGCCCAGGCAGATTGATTACAGCGCCTTGTCGCGCAATGGGCAGATCGATTTCGATATCTTCAAGCATCATTTGGAAGCCAGCCAATGGCGTGCTGAGAATCGACATCCATTTGAGGAAGACCCGCGAACCTATGTCGCTTACCTCAATGACAGCATATACCAATTGCTCACGCGATCCACGCAGCCCAAAGAAACCAACATTACTAATTGCCTGGCGCGAATGGAACAAATTCCGAAGGTCATCGCTGCTGCAAAGGAAAACTTAACGCATCCTCCCCAGGCGATATTAGAAACCGCCATCAAACAGAATCGCGGCACGATTGCCTTTTACGAAACCGATATTTTTGCTCTGGCTGGCCAAACCGCGCAGTTACAGGCTCTGAAAAAGTCGGCCTCCAATCTAGTGACGCTGTTGAAGGATTACCAGGCGTTTTTGGAAGGCGATTTAATGTCCCGGGCTACCGGCGAGTGGCGTCTGGGCAAAGAAAAGTTTTCCCGGCAATTGGAGTTGGAACTGGACGCTGGCATGACCGACAACCAGGTGTTCAGCGATGCACAGGCGGAATTCGATCGAGTGCGGCGCGACATGTATGTGGTGTCTCGTCAGCTTTGGAGTCAGTATTATCCCAAGCAAGCTCTGCCTCCGGACGATGCCCAAGGCTGCCTGGCGACCATCCGTTTGGTCAACAATGCCGTCAGCAAAGAACACGGCAAGCCGGAGGAACTGGTGCAGGATGCGCGCAATGCGGTCGAAAACATCAAGACTTTTATCCGCGAGAACAACATTCTCCACTTGCCTGAACCCGATCGTTGTCAGGTAATCGAAATGCCGGCGTTCCGCCGCGGCAACTCGCTAGCATATCTCGATTCGGCTGCGCCTTTGGATCCGTTGGCGGGTAGTTTTTACGCCATTAGTCCGCCCGATTGGGATTGGGACACCCACCGCGTGGAAACGTTTTTGCAGGAATACAATCCGTTTATGCTGCAAATTCTGACGATTCACGAAGGCTACCCAGGCCACTATGTGCAATTGGAATATGCCCATCGCACGCCATCGCTGATTCGCCGGGTGTTGCAATCGGGCGTGTATGTGGAAGGCTGGGCCGTGTACACGGAGCAAATGATGCTCGATCAAGGTTACGGCAACCGCGATTTGCGCTTGCGGCTAATGCAGTTGAAGTTTTATCTGCGCGCCGTGGCTAATGCCATTATCGCACACAACATGCACTGCACTGACATTGCCGATGAAGATGTGGTGAAATTCTTAATGGACGATGCATTTCAATCGGAAGCCGAAGCGCGAGCGAAAATCGTTCGGGTTAAGCAAAGCTCCACGCAACTTAGCACGTATTTCGTCGGTCGCACCGCCATGTATCGCTTGCGCCAACAACTGGAACGCGAATTGGGCGAGAAGTTCGATTTAGCCCGCTATCATGAAGCGGTAATTTCGACCGGTTCCGTGCCTGTGAAATATCTGCGCGAGCTGGTCCGAGCGCAGTTATTGCAATCGCATTAG
- a CDS encoding PEP-CTERM sorting domain-containing protein, whose amino-acid sequence MEIEGLQNGLTSAIDYDRFDNASAFIGNPGNWPAGAPPVNNPYPWTGVGRGINGAWGTMISPSYIVSADHFAPSGTVRFYYTNNPNGPYEDRTIVASEWLETAVPGDSSDVWIAKLNQPVSSNVAIYPLLSLPKSSDYSGLGIATFGLSDVPSGVDPVAGNSTSVRLGRNTINWASTTAYSSGTTLSDGPYVMNYTYQNPGVGADESYQIAGDSGAPTFFEYAGSKPALLGVHWFTDVNSMGIPYSADSFLPPYASDIQTAMNQLASQTGTAPESVTTVSPLMGDFNLDGKVNLADLAAMMNAVTHLSSYKTLHGMNTAYLDYIGDINHDGAVNNEDLQALLNWFKSGGGTSLGAVPEPNTLVLFAMGAGMLVIVLRRRNLGGITT is encoded by the coding sequence ATGGAAATCGAGGGATTGCAAAACGGTCTGACTTCGGCGATTGACTACGACCGCTTCGATAACGCTTCCGCTTTTATAGGAAACCCAGGTAATTGGCCGGCTGGCGCTCCGCCGGTCAATAATCCTTATCCTTGGACAGGAGTTGGCCGGGGCATAAACGGCGCTTGGGGCACCATGATTTCTCCCAGCTACATCGTCAGCGCCGATCATTTTGCCCCCAGCGGCACTGTGCGGTTTTATTATACGAACAATCCCAACGGTCCGTACGAAGACCGCACGATCGTAGCTTCCGAGTGGTTAGAAACCGCCGTGCCCGGCGACAGTAGTGATGTCTGGATCGCCAAACTCAATCAGCCGGTGAGCAGCAACGTTGCAATCTATCCTTTACTATCTCTTCCGAAATCTAGCGACTATTCCGGCTTAGGAATCGCAACATTCGGCTTGTCGGACGTTCCCAGCGGTGTCGATCCAGTCGCAGGCAACAGCACTTCGGTACGGTTGGGTCGCAATACGATTAACTGGGCAAGCACGACGGCGTATTCATCCGGAACAACGTTGTCCGACGGACCGTACGTGATGAACTATACGTACCAGAATCCAGGCGTGGGTGCCGACGAATCGTACCAAATCGCCGGCGATTCTGGCGCCCCCACGTTTTTTGAGTATGCAGGCTCTAAACCCGCGTTGTTGGGGGTTCATTGGTTCACCGATGTAAACTCGATGGGCATTCCGTACTCGGCTGATTCATTTTTACCTCCATACGCGAGCGACATCCAAACTGCAATGAATCAACTCGCCTCGCAAACTGGCACCGCGCCGGAGAGCGTGACTACGGTATCTCCGTTGATGGGCGATTTCAATCTCGATGGCAAAGTGAATCTCGCCGATTTAGCGGCCATGATGAATGCGGTCACCCATCTCAGCAGCTATAAAACGCTGCATGGCATGAATACCGCGTACTTGGATTACATTGGCGATATCAATCACGACGGCGCCGTCAACAACGAAGATTTGCAAGCGCTTTTGAATTGGTTCAAATCAGGCGGCGGCACATCATTAGGTGCGGTGCCAGAGCCCAACACGTTGGTGCTTTTCGCCATGGGAGCCGGGATGCTGGTGATCGTATTGCGGCGACGAAACCTCGGCGGCATTACGACATAG
- a CDS encoding helix-turn-helix domain-containing protein, whose translation MAEEKLALTPDEVCVLVGVSRKTLYNYTAPRGTLVSIHIGAALRYLRADVERWLQQLREKSPLKEETISA comes from the coding sequence ATGGCAGAGGAAAAATTAGCCCTGACTCCCGATGAAGTGTGCGTTTTGGTAGGTGTTTCGCGTAAGACACTTTACAACTACACCGCGCCACGCGGGACGCTGGTTTCGATCCATATTGGAGCCGCGCTGCGTTATCTCCGAGCAGACGTGGAGCGATGGCTTCAACAGTTGCGGGAAAAATCGCCGTTAAAAGAGGAAACGATAAGCGCCTAA